The nucleotide window TGTTGAGGACGAACTGCTGGTGGCCGATGACCTGCGGGAGATACTGACCGGGTCCGGGTATGAAGTTGTCGGAATAGTAAATTCGGGGACAGGCGCAATACGTCTCGCCGGTGAACATCACCCCAATCTCGTGCTGATGGACATCAACCTGAACGGGGAGATGGACGGTATCACGGCTGCTTCAGAGATCCGGTCCCGGTGGAGTATTCCGGTCATCTATGCCACGGCTTATGCCACCCGGTCTATTGTCGACCGGGCAAAGAAAACCGATCCATTTGGCTTCATCTTCAAACCCTATAACGAGATGCAGATCGAGATGGCCATAGAGATTGCACTGAATTTTGCCCGGATCGAACAGCAGCTGCGGGAGCACAAGGAGAGCCTCCGGTTACGAAAAGACA belongs to Methanoregula sp. and includes:
- a CDS encoding response regulator, producing MAEKARILVVEDELLVADDLREILTGSGYEVVGIVNSGTGAIRLAGEHHPNLVLMDINLNGEMDGITAASEIRSRWSIPVIYATAYATRSIVDRAKKTDPFGFIFKPYNEMQIEMAIEIALNFARIEQQLREHKESLRLRKDTPSGPVSPAS